A window from Garra rufa chromosome 14, GarRuf1.0, whole genome shotgun sequence encodes these proteins:
- the LOC141285361 gene encoding zinc finger protein 593-like yields the protein MGKSKQVGNHNNGKKKNINKTWKTKRRTKDLDEIHVDMVPANSVKLLKQDVDYDVTGCAQHYCLHCARYFVDLKTLKEHFKSKPHKKRLKQLRDEPYTQAEAERAAGMGSYIPPKKVEVHTQQVEEDMD from the exons ATGGGAAAGTCCAAACAGGTCGGAAACCACAATAATGGCAAGAAGAAGAATATTAACAAGACATGGAAAACAAAGCGCAGGACGAAGGACCTTGACGAGATCCATGtagacatggtccctgcaaattCTGTCAAGTTACTAAAGCAAGATGTAGATTATGATGTTACAGGATGTGCCCAGCATTACTGTCTGCACTGCGC GAGATATTTTGTCGATTTGAAAACCCTGAAGGAGCATTTCAAGTCCAAACCTCATAAAAAACG aTTGAAGCAGCTGAGGGATGAGCCATATACACAGGCTGAGGCAGAGCGAGCAGCAGGAATGGGCTCCTACATCCCACCCAAAAAAGTAGAGGTTCACACACAACAGGTCGAGGAAGATATGGACTGA
- the LOC141285076 gene encoding uncharacterized protein, protein MENGKIDGTSNDIDAIDLQLQAMWVELKSGVGSVVEDFATLRQTYSRLEEKVSTYQQETNEKILSLRNTLNTLQEDMSTALTQLSEVRSNQKDLQKDLDLMQSTQHRKGSKGEGSVDGHASLNSQTELSLIQHYISSLSANQNSYPEHDGQMKSPVWRERKNNRDLKEQNNSTITQRQTAALELLESERVYVSYLSLLLKANISFNGSENVNLKDKRPFPPSLRFLIQQHLELLHLLQERVLKSHWQGIMGDVFLRLTSKESDFLDHYVSYLRDLPECLTVVSLFSSKSGSLLESDITGDETRPSLHSLLLQPVQRIPEYHTLLQSLLQQTESEHPDYYLLLVSVQQLRTFMAQYSHLLQHNQELLTHSHALREHTHNLCTHQQERPSHTRKELSRSTVRQLYKVDYEKNYSNTGAQSDPSRRHKRYPDYEAAPYHYDPEIPSPVSFLSDSDSRHKPVSVPLRSIPETEGAGSVLSDALGALFPYGAGGSRCSSPSHSSDSSIDIAFVHCSPSHSPPRQSRSRGRNAGGMVYRSNRTCVSPDSADIVRPRPLQAVQRKSKSLNGLQMDSIDSHAHQTKTPAHPRLERQSSGKTRQRPSSPKHRNETHTDTEEQPRIVHQKDPRSLVWEELKLRGVSDDYDHTPLSERNRKEGKGFRSSFKKLFKKKSSGDGKEKTAVKAECQSSGELETTKVPHIGDIDRGTAV, encoded by the exons ATGGAGAATGGCAAAATAGATG GCACAAGTAATGACATAGATGCCATAGATCTTCAG TTGCAGGCAATGTGGGTGGAGCTAAAATCTGGAGTTGGAAGTGTGGTGGAAGATTTCGCCACCCTACGGCAAACCTACAGCCGTCTGGAGGAAAAAGTCTCCACCTATCAACAAGAAACTAATGAAAAGATCCTGTCTCTCAGAAACACACTTAACACGTTACAG GAAGACATGAGCACAGCTTTAACACAGCTCTCTGAGGTTAGGTCTAACCAAAAAGACCTGCAGAAGGACCTGGACCTCATGCAGAGCACACAACACAG GAAAGGCTCAAAGGGGGAGGGGTCAGTGGATGGCCACGCCTCTCTAAACAGCCAAACAGAACTCAGTCTCATTCAGCATTACATCAGCAGCCTTTCAGCCAATCAGA ACTCTTATCCTGAGCATGACGGTCAAATGAAGTCTCCAGTGTGGAGGGAGAGAAAAAACAACCGAGATCTGAAAGAACAAAACAACTCAACTATAA CTCAGAGGCAGACTGCAGCACTGGAACTGTTGGAGTCTGAGAGAGTGTATGTATCGTATCTCTCACTCCTCTTGAAGGCCAACATCAGTTTTAATGGCTCAGAAAACGTCAACCTCAAAGACAAACG GCCTTTCCCTCCCTCTCTACGCTTCTTGATTCAGCAGCATCTGGAACTCCTTCACCTCCTCCAGGAGAGAGTTCTTAAGAGCCACTGGCAAGGAATCATGGGAGATGTATTTCTTAGACTCACCAGCAAAGAA AGTGATTTTCTGGATCATTATGTATCATATCTACGGGACCTGCCAGAATGTTTGACAGTTGTTAGTCTCTTCTCTTCAAAATCAGGCAGCTTGCTGGAG AGTGACATCACAGGGGATGAGACACGTCCATCTCTGCACTCTCTGCTTCTACAGCCTGTCCAACGTATCCCAGAATACCATACGCTCCTCCAG AGTCTTCTACAGCAGACAGAATCAGAGCATCCAGACTATTACCTGTTACTGGTGTCTGTGCAACAACTCCGAACTTTCATGGCCCAGTATAGCCATCTGCTACAACACAACCAGGAGCTCCTCACACACAGTCATGCCCTGCgagaacacacacacaacctGTGCACACACCAGCAGGAACGGCCCTCACACACACGAAAAGAGCTTAGCAG ATCTACAGTGAGACAGCTGTATAAAGTCGACTATGAGAAAAATTACAGCAACACAGGCGCACAAAG TGATCCCTCTCGACGTCACAAACGCTACCCCGACTATGAAGCGGCACCCTATCACTACGACCCAGAAATCCCATCCCCTGTCTCCTTCCTGTCTGACTCTGACTCTCGGCACAAACCCGTCTCAGTTCCTCTGCGCAGCATTCCAGAGACCGAGGGAGCGGGATCTGTCCTCTCTGATGCTCTAGGTGCGCTCTTTCCCTATGGAGCCGGAGGCTCTCGATGCTCAAGCCCGTCTCATTCCTCTGACTCCAGCATTGATATCGCCTTTGTGCATTGTAGTCCTTCTCACAGTCCACCTCGACAGTCCCGCAGTAGGGGACGAAACGCTGGGGGTATGGTTTATAGGTCCAACAGAACCTGTGTGTCACCTGACTCAGCAGATATAGTGAGACCACGCCCTCTACAGGCAGTGCAGAGAAAGAGCAAATCACTGAATGGCCTGCAGATGGACAGTATTGATAGCCACGCCCACCAGACGAAAACTCCCGCCCACCCGAGGCTGGAGCGCCAGTCAAGTGGGAAAACAAGACAGAGACCCAGCAGTCCAAAACACAGAAATGAGACACACACTGACACAGAGGAGCAGCCACGAATAGTGCATCAAAAG GATCCTAGAAGCCTGGTGTGGGAGGAGCTTAAATTGAGGGGTGTGTCTGATGATTATGACCACACCCCCTTGAGTGAACGCAATAGGAAAGAAGGAAAAGGATTTAGGAGCTCCTTCAAAAAGCTCTTTAAGAAGAA gtctAGTGGCGACGGAAAGGAGAAGACAGCAGTGAAAGCTGAGTGTCAAAGCAGTGGAGAGCTGGAGACCACCAAAGTCCCCCACATAGGAGACATTGACAGAGGAACTGCTGTTTAA